The following is a genomic window from Rhododendron vialii isolate Sample 1 chromosome 9a, ASM3025357v1.
TGAAATGCATCTCAACTATTTCCATGTCCCTGAACGAATTTAAAAATGTCGGTGATAAGTACTAACAATTGATCATGACAAAAGAGATCCTAGATGGAATCTCAAATACTGATTTCTGAGTAGAGTATTGTTCAAGTTGCAAGACACACactttaaaaaaggaaaaaaaataaaccacatCAACATCTATTCTAAAAATACATGCCATGTTGTACATGGAAGAAGGACTAAAGTGGAATTCACGTAAAAGTCAAAGGGATATACAAGAAATTTATTTAGGAAGAAACACACAAATTTATGTTGTACATCACAAAAGTTCAACGACCAACCAAATTCGATGTCATTTCCACCTCTTTTATCTGATCATCCCTCCTTGAGGCATTGGTGCCATCGACATTTCACGActctttttttctaaatttccTTCATATCCTATACAATTCAAGGAGTAAAAAAATAGAAGTCAACAATAAAGCATACACTGGGATACATTTTCGTGATTGTTTGAGGTGTAAATAAAAATTGTACTTCATTagtcctaatttgtttgtctactttttgacttttactCATCGCGAATATTTGTCTAGTTTCAAGCTGACTTAAAATGTTCACTCTCTTATGAAAAGTTAATGCATCTTGGAATGTGAACTCTCATTTAATGTAGAAAATTTGAGCGATAATCTCGGAAACTCAAAACATTTAGCGCTAATCATTCTGCATTGCCTAAAAAGTTGAAATCCCAAAATTAGACGGAGAGAGTAACATATTGAGGGGCTCTCTCTGACCCCATCATTAGATATATAGGTCAACCGTTTCTCATTCATGTCTATCGACTCGTATTTTTCATGACGCAATTCAAAACCTTTACAGCTGGCAACGAACACTTATAAATTGCTTAGGTGGTAGATTCCATTTCTTCATAATTTCTTCGAAtgtgattatttttaaaaatttatgacgCGATAACCAATTCAAATCTTCCGTATATTCGtgcatatgagagagagagagagagggggtggggggagggagagaggttATTATACATACCGATGGACATGTCGAAACCTTGGTTCTTGAGCTCACGGTATTCTTGGCACAAGGCGCAATACTGGCAAAAGAAATGAGTGCAGCAATCGGCACAAGGGCTTTCTTCCAGCGCGTATTGGTTCCTCAACTTGGAACGATAGAAACATGAATAGAGGCAGGCACAGCCGGTGAAGTGTAGTATTAATCCGTATAAAACTCCACTTATAGCGCATGCTGCATTAATTATTAATTCTCAACAAATTTAGCTACATAAAATTAGCATTCACTTGAAGAAAATTACTAAAATtgacttttgtcaactccaggattttcttgtttttgttcattctattttttttttaaaatttttttcataGAGAGGAATTACTGATTGCCTCCTCACAtttggaaaattacaaataCCTCATGTCTCATAACAAATATATAATTCCCTTGTCGTGATTTAGCTGGTGGAAACCTCGATGGAATCTGTTAGCTAGACATTGTGAAATCTTTATCATAATGCCCAAAATTCTCTTTTGTAGCTTATGAAATACTATTTTCAAACATGTGCAACTTTTTACAAGTTACAAAAGAACAATGTGATCTATTGTAATTAGGATTTGATGATATCAGATAGATTTTTATCGAATTTCCTATACTAGCTACATCGCGATAGGGGGTAATTTGTCAAGCGAAAGGGGTTAGTTTATTAAATCTCAAACATGATGGGGTAATCTATAATTTGCAGTTGTTAAAGCATTTGTGATCCCTTCCTTTGTGGTTTACTTACATTGTGTTCCTTTGTCAACAATCTCCGCAATCTGTCCGAAAGTAATGCACGGACAGAAACATGTAATACAACCTGCAAAATAATCAGGTAGTACTTAGCAAACCTTTCGACTCAAAGTTCTTTTAGGCAGCGCGTGAGATTCACGTGCCACCCAAGTCAACTTTGACCTCGCAAAAATGTTTGAATTAGAAGTAAATCATTAGCTTTAGGCTGGGCTGGCCCATGAAGTTTAGAGGCCTAAGATCAACCCCGAATATGGGGCCTTTAACTAAAACATTTCAATGCAAAAAAGAGCTTTGGAAGACTTGAACTCTGTACCCAATTCACATATTCATGAACTAAACAACTGTACTAGCCAAACATTTTGTAAATTATGGTAACTTTTTTATATTAGTAGTAAACCAGATACCGTTCGGGCCCCCAAACTTGGGCTACTTTTTGGAGGCCTAGGCCCGGGCCTCTTAGGTCTTACCTTAGGACCGGCCCTGGCTTTAGGGCCATCCTTATGTTTTCCGGCTCAAAGCGAACTTCAAGGTTAGGTTCCTTAcgagaaaatgaaataaataataTATCAATCTTGAGATGAAGAAAGAACATAtaataaagtaaaataaatttctCAAAAGTATGTGACCATTATGAGAATGTAAAAGTATTACTTCAACATCTCTTTTCTTACATTTTTAGCGACAAAAATAGTAATTACGTAAACATAATACTAACTTGTTTTCCTATACGTAGTGagggatgatgctatggtgtccccggttattttggggacaccgtaatttttggtataactttaccattaggagcataactaaaatcaattacaagcataatagaacccaaacaaggcataaccaaggaatatccaaaaaaccaaccaagacgtaattaaacccaaccaaggcataacaaataagttatgccttgctatggttttggttatgccttactatgattctgttatgcttgtaatgagttttggttatactcataatggttttattatgccaaaagttacggtgtccccaaaatgaccgggaacaccgaagtcattccccgTAATGAATGCATGACACCCTATAAATTTGGGGGCGGTAAGCTTACAGTTAGAAACGTCTTCGAAGCAGCCGCAGAGGCCGGTGGACCAGGGCCCCGGCGATGAACGAGCTGCAACTGGGATGCCGGGCACGGGATGGCCGTCGTACGGTGGTGCTGCagatggcggcggcggcggctgaTACGGTTGATGTGCATAATGTTGTGGCGGTGCATACGGTTGCGGTGCAGATGGTGGTGGGTTGGAATAAGCCGAGTAATTCTGGTAATTATCGGGTGGGTTCGAGGAGTGCATTTGTTGTCTCTTTTGATCATCTTTCGAGGAGTCCATGATTTGATCGATTGATGATTGGATGGGTAATGTTTGGTTTGTGAATCAATAAGGGGGGGAGGGAAATgttgaacacacacacatatatagacAGAGAGGAATCTAACAAGTAGTCTAATTTtcgaaacctaaaaaaaaagaagaagaagtggtctagtttattaaaattaattttttgatcggGTCCTTATTTATGATTGTTTAGAGCGTGTGGATCCCACACTAATATACAATAGAAAGAATTCCTAGAGCATTTTCCCACTCTAATACCCCCGAGCAATCACGCGCTTATATTTTAGCTTGTTTGAATCAAACTGATCCTCCCTCATAGTAAGTGCCTacatgactttttttttttcccaggcGTCAACTAGAGAAAAAGAGTAGTACAACACATGACATATTATACACGACCTTAATTTGTAGAAAATGTCATATCATTTGCATTGAAATTCATaacaattttgtaaaaaaatatagcATCGGGACAAAAATTTATGAACGTAAATTTTCAAAGAGGAAGTGGGCTAAATTAAAATGCATGGAATTCAAGATTAATTGTCATGAATCCAAGTTTAGATGTATTGAATTTTGGAACTAATGAATTTTTATGTAAAATAGTTTGAATTCACAATGATTCAAGAGGCTAAATTTTAAGAGCCATACATGTCAACCCATTGATGCACAGGACAACAGGAAAAAAGTTATtactgatatttttttttattgttgttgaatttttttaattatttttgcaagaaaatagaGTAAATTTGAAGAGTTATATGTGCATCGATCCATTGACATACAAgataacagaaaaaaaaaatctcgctcatgttttttttctttttttctttttcgtccCCGTGCATTGAACAGGGAAGATGCTAGTTTTGTTTGATTAGGGAGTTCAGATACAATTCTTTGTTCTTATCTTAACATTTTATTGATTAGATCAAGGGAAAGctggattattattattttttatcctgAAAGCTGGACTATTTAAAAGCTCAAGCTgattattagtattattatcCTTAAAAAAAGGAGGAGTAAGAACCCCGAAACTTCCCACACCGCGTTTGCAAGTGGCAGTTTGTTAATGGCTTCAAATTCTACGTACGCCATGTGTAGGTTCAACAGGCGCAAACTTCACGAATAACACTCGAACCGGTGAACTACAGCATTATagtagattgaaaattgaaccaaccgaaaaaaataattttgttacaaccacaaacacttatatACCTGCAAATAGACAAATAACTCTCCCACATTAACGCCTGTCtactctctctccccatctTATCATCAAGTCCCACAATTTGTAGAGGATACGCACCTTGCAAATTGAAAGGGtcaaatacatatatatatatatatatatatatatatatatttttccctTTATAACTCTGGGTTCGGGTTAATTTATCTTCATCTCTATAGTAAATTTTTAGAAGATTAATAGCACTTTCCAGTATTGGGGTTCCATATAAAGTTGGGATTTCGTCTTGTATGAATTAGCCTCGCCAGAATGGAGAGcatttttaatatattaaaTCTGAAACATTAAGAAAGAGGAAATTCCTAAGCCACAGGTTTGACCACTATGCCaattttttgagatggatgaagTGAAGCGCACAACTTGTAGTTCAATCATCAAAACATTAATTTCATGTATTTCATCtcttagtattttttgtttgaaatttatATATGTTAACCAAATTGGTCTTACATTTGACTGGTATTGATCAATTTTCACAGTTTTGTGGTTCTATTTATATGATCTTAACCATAGATTTTGAGTTATCGTTTCATATTAAAGTAATAACACAACAggtatatacatattttgataTATTTTCTAACCCTTGGCTTGCTGGAAAGAAAGTAATTGATTGACCTCTCTCTTGTGACCAAAACATCTTGCCTTTAAGTTATTTTCAAAAGTAATAGCACTTTGTTCTTTTACaagttttaagatttttttttttttactctctgCACGGTTCTCAATAAGTTTTTCcatatatatctctctccattcattactaCGCATTAcatcaaaatgttttttttttccccgggTTTTCTTCTTTCccgttgttttgttttattcacGGTCAATCTCTCAAATTGGGAGAATCtaattttgattgacttgacTTGGTCAGCcatatttaattataattatCGAATGGAGGTGTGTATGGAGATTTATTATTCTTAGGAAGGTGTTGGAAGATTACATTATTGCTAAAGACTACCCCAGAAAGAATTGCATCTCAACTAACTGTGAGGCCTGAAAACGAATAAAAGGATTGGCGACTTGTAGCGTGATTAAAAATATGCTAGATGGAACCTTGAATACTTAGAACCAAGTATAGTATTATTCAAGTTGCTAGACACCTACTTaataaagcaaaaataaaagcaCCACCATCCCATCTGTTCGTAATAAAATAATCCATACCACGTTCCACGTAACAAATGTTCAACGCGTGAGTACTGGCCGAATTTAATCccatttcaatttcatttaTCGTGCCATCCCTTTGAGCCATTGGCACCATCTCAACTCCATAACGCTGTAATTTTGAACATTTCTGTCCGTCCCATACAATTTGCAAGGGTCCCAACAATGTACCATCACCAATAACGCTTACATCTGGATATGCACATCCCATTTCTCTGAaaacataatattttttatactaGACACCCATGTAGGGCCGGCTCTAAACTAAGGCGGATAAGGCGGCAGACTTAAGTCCcaaaatttggtaaaaaaaattagggcctCAAATAGGTATACCCATGTACGTAATCTATATTTAATTAGTGCTTGTAGCTACCAAAGGAGGTAGTTGGCGAAGTGGTAATCTAAGTCTTGTTACACAACAGAAGCAAGGTTCGATTCTCAGCCCAAGCAACCCGCTACCTTTTTTGCATTCTTAtgcttttgtttccttttgaaagAAAACATAGGCCCCTTTGTTTTACAACTTCGACTTAGGCCCTAAGAATTTCAGAGCCGGCCCTGCACCTATGCACATCCCGTTTctgaaaacaaaatattttttatactaATGGAAGTCGATTTTTGGTACTTATCAATACTCAAACAACTTAATTTGTAGACAAAAACTGAAAGAATAGCAATTGACATAATAAACGGTTTGGATTGTAATGTTAATATTTCAACGACTTTCATTTAATGACTACAAGATAGTTGGACAAAAAGCTTTtgttctttaaaaataaaaataaaatccaagATGAAGCCTGATTTTacagtgcattttttttttatgtatttatacaaaaaaaaaattatgcaataaTTATTAGTGGACTTTCATCAAAAAATGTCACCCTTTTTGccaaatcctggctccgccaaaCCACTGATCTCAACTATCAATATTGAGATTATGGTCCCATTTTCACAATAACACAAAAGGTGTGTACATACTTTATAACAGAAACTCTTTtggaaaattcaaatttcttgCATCTTCATTTTTCCCGGGTATGTTGGTTCTATAATTTATAGGGAGAGATGTTAGGCTTACAATAAAATCTTACTACATACTTATAACATCCTTACAAGTCAGCATTGGAGCCCACCATTTCACCCCAGGAAATTGTGCAATGGTTTTCACAGGGGGCCCCACTGCTGATGTGCATGCATATGGTGTCGCAAATTGTGAGAATATAGTTTTGTTTGACTTCCTTAGGCATTGTTATATTTATCTCctggaaaatttaaaaatacctCCCAAACTATGATCTCAATGTCTAATAGGACACTCTAGTTTTAACAAACTCCATTTAGACATCTAAACTATGAAGCCGTTATTCAATTGGATACATAAACATAAAGCTCGATACAAACATTGAAATTATGTATGGAGCTTTATTAGTTTTCAGAATAGATGGATCATTTTTACTTAGATAGAAAGGGGTGTTCCAAGATAAAATCATTGCTGAAAAGATTTAACGCATCTCTACTACTATCATGTGAGTTTGACAAATAGAAAGGTCCGTGATATGTATGTAGCATGACAAAAGATATGCTATAGATGGAACCTCGAATACTTAATTTCTGAGTACAATATATTATTCAAGTTGCAAACACACACTTAataaagcaaaattaaataaagcatcCACATCACCTCTGTTCTTAATTAAGATAATATAAATGccttcaaaataataaaagttttaATTTGGTCGAAATTCCATCTCATTTCCGCTTCATTTATCTCTTGTAGTCATCCCACCTTCAGCCATTGGCGCCATCGTCTCTCTACAACGCTTTCTCTCTAAATTTCCTTCCCATCCTATACAATTAATTTACAAGAGTCACATGCAACAGAGTACCATCACCTATAGAAATATTAATGCTTAACATGATCGTTTTAGGTTTAAACGAAAAACTGTTACATATTGGTGTGGCTCTCCTCCATACTGTCATCAAGAAATCTGTGAAATAAAATTACGTGGCCTCGCTCAACTCCTGACCGTTGTGGCCGATTTCAATTGCTCTTTtagccttcttcttcttttcttttttaaaacttaacatttgaaaaaattcaCGATCATAACGCTAGAGTCCCGGAATGTATCGTTATAATCTCGATATCATGACAACGCAACCCTTAGCGTTATGAGGTATACtatcaataatttaaaaactgGCGATGGCGATGGATCACCTCAACTTTTGAAACTAGTTTTTATTGTTAGTTTTTTTCTATCAGTGTGGCCCACTAGCCTCCACAttttgtgcatgtgggacttcactatcagataagccaatgaagtgatatggttcattacgataactaattagaattataGATGAAGAAAAACTCTTAATAATAAAAGAGACTttgatggactaggtgtctTCTAATAATTATATCTAAggccctcttctctcttctataaaaggtagaatactcaccCATTATTCTTACGGTTTTCCCATCAATTAAAGTTACTGGGGTATTCTAGAaaaagtagagacagagagaagaaggtgagcTAAGAATTAAAATGTTTCTAATTAAGGGATTCTAATGTCGATGGCCAACAAAGGTATGTTATTTATAAttcttgagatgtgttgaattTAAGATCCTTGTTATATCTATTTTTCACATAACAGATTAAATACAGATATATAGATTTACAGTTATGGCCAGGAATCATGTAGTGATGAATCTTAGTGAAAGCGAGAAAACGTTAGAGCTGTTGAATTGGCGAGTCTATGGCTGTGCCTACTGTGTATCTGGGACCGAATCAAACACGAATTAGTGTCTCTCGGAAATATCAATACCaatatttttgataactcaagttgCCAAACTAGCAAACCCATACCAATATACGTGGGTGTATTGGAATCAGAGGACCAAAAAAATCGAGACAAATTGtgcatatgagagagagagagagagagagagagagagagagaagttaatTATACCAATGGACATGTCGAAACCTTGTTTCTTGAGCTCACGGTACTCTTGGCACAAGGCGCATGGCTCGCAAAAGCCATGGACGCACCAATCGGTATAAGGGGTTTCTGGCAATGAGTACTATTGCGTCAACTTGAGACGATATCCCACGGTGTATACGCGTCTACGACTACGACACAAGCTTAATGATGCGTATATTCCTCCACTTTTACGACATGCTGCATTATTACGCATGCACCCAGATTACATAATTACGAAAATCACCAATTCACCCCAACATGTTCCTAACCACTGATAAATGCCCCCAAAATCTAGCCAGCAATGCATGCAATTACTCTTATTCtgatcttttcttttccgtttcAAATATTTGACAGAAATCCTATATATTCTAAAATTAAGGGAGTTGATTGTTGAGATCGAGCTCAGCCGCGACAATTGGATCGAACTCAGCCCCACTGGAAACGAAAATATTGAGACATGGTCAGCATTTTGGTCATAGGAAATATCGTGTTCAGAGATCTAATCATAGAGAAATTTCTCATCAAAAGAAAGATAGTATATATGGGGTGGTGTTCACTCTTCTTTACCTTACTCTCTTAGATATGGATTAATTATCTTGGGGTTTGATCTGCTAGCTCCTTTGATCTCCCTCTACCAATTACTGCACAAGTAGCAAACGTACGGTTTGTGCCTACCGGACGAAGGTGGCCGGCGGGCACTCCGATAACTGTAAGTTAGTTCTGACTCAAGAAGAGGAAAGCCAAACTTAGAAGGAGAGAAGAGAACATAACTGTTACGAAAAAGGATGGAGATATTATGTGGCTCTCATTCAGGAAATCATTAATTGTTGTATGTACGTATAGAGGAGTACTTGCCTTGTGGGCCAAGTTGGAGAGGGAGCACGCTCCCCCGTACCGAGGGAGTATTAGAAAAATTCATGTTCCTTCATTATGCATAATTATGTTTCTTTTCTAGCACTTACATGTTTCTCCTTTGTTAACAATCTCCGCAATCCGTCCGAAAGTAATGCACGGACAAAAATATGTAATGCAACCTGCAAATTGAATCGAGTAGTAATCAAACTTCTTGACTCACAGTGTTTAATTAGGAAATGCACTTACCACCCCAAGTCAACGCCACACGCGTGCAAATGTTTTAGTGATGAAATATTTAGCTTACAGTTGGGGACGTCGTCGAAGCAGTCGTAGAGGCCGCTGGACCATGGCACCGGTGGGTTTGAGGAGTTCATGATACGATTGATGATTATGAGTTATAATTAGCTAGTTGATGTTTGGTTTGAGGATAAGTAAACGTGGAGCTATTTTGATGATATATATAGGGAGGAACAGAACCACTCCACATAATGCAATTTCTCATAATTGTCCATAGCAAGGTTGGTTTGGAAGTCCAATCTGCTTGTGCTAGCTAGTGGCGCCAGTTCATAATTGGTAACGATTTTACTTTGATATGTTCAATTGGTGAAACCAGGGGTGAAGTTAGCGGGTCTAGGTTCCCACCCCACCCCCAATTCAATccgaaatttttgttttttacccTAAGGTAATTCGGGTGGACACCTATATATTGATATTGGGGCAAATATATATTTCATGAAGATGCGATAAATGatcatttctttaaaaaagtTGTTTTGGATCATCACCGTAATGTCTCAATGAATATCATTTGAAGAGCACAGttggacaaaaataaattttttattttttgtcggCCGCCAATTTTCCTGTTGGGGTTTTCCGGTTTTGCCTAATGGTGAGGCTTCCCCGACAGGATTTGGTTGCAGGTTTCGTGCACCTCCACCGGTTTTTCTCCTGAGATTCATTCGGTTCTTGACCTA
Proteins encoded in this region:
- the LOC131301853 gene encoding protein PLANT CADMIUM RESISTANCE 2-like isoform X2 — its product is MDSSKDDQKRQQMHSSNPPDNYQNYSAYSNPPPSAPQPYAPPQHYAHQPYQPPPPPSAAPPYDGHPVPGIPVAARSSPGPWSTGLCGCFEDVSNCCITCFCPCITFGQIAEIVDKGTQSCAISGVLYGLILHFTGCACLYSCFYRSKLRNQYALEESPCADCCTHFFCQYCALCQEYRELKNQGFDMSIGYEGNLEKKSREMSMAPMPQGGMIR
- the LOC131301853 gene encoding protein PLANT CADMIUM RESISTANCE 2-like isoform X1, giving the protein MDSSKDDQKRQQMHSSNPPDNYQNYSAYSNPPPSAPQPYAPPQHYAHQPYQPPPPPSAAPPYDGHPVPGIPVAARSSPGPWSTGLCGCFEDVSNCCITCFCPCITFGQIAEIVDKGTQSCAISGVLYGLILHFTGCACLYSCFYRSKLRNQYALEESPCADCCTHFFCQYCALCQEYRELKNQGFDMSIGMYNNLSPSPHPLSLSLSYARIYGRFELVIAS
- the LOC131299733 gene encoding cell number regulator 2-like, which produces MNSSNPPVPWSSGLYDCFDDVPNCCITYFCPCITFGRIAEIVNKGETSCRKSGGIYASLSLCRSRRRYSLPETPYTDWCVHGFCEPCALCQEYRELKKQGFDMSIGWEGNLERKRCRETMAPMAEGGMTTRDK